One Castanea sativa cultivar Marrone di Chiusa Pesio chromosome 4, ASM4071231v1 DNA window includes the following coding sequences:
- the LOC142633160 gene encoding proteasome subunit beta type-5-B-like: protein MLRRLVNFDGFQKEAIQMVKPAKGTTTLAFIFKEGVMVATDSRASMGGYISSQSVKKIIEINPYMLGTMAGGAADCQFWHRNLGIKFIMWDLMDGKSSLVMMLESFITTTIQLCRAQWNRKWLK, encoded by the exons ATGTTACGGAGGTTGGTCAAT ttTGATGGATTCCAAAAAGAGGCTATACAGATGGTGAAGCCAGCAAAGGGAACCACCACACTTGCGTTCATATTCAAAGAGGGTGTCATGGTTGCTACTGATTCTCGAGCTAGCATGGGAGGCTATATCT CATCACAGTCTGTAAAGAAAATCATTGAAATCAATCCTTACATGCTTGGCACTATGGCTGGAGGAGCTGCTGACTGTCAGTTTTGGCACAGAAATCTGGGCATTAAG TTTATTATGTGGGACCTGATGGATGGAAAAAGCTCTCTGGTGATGATGTTGGAGAGCTTCATTACCACTACTATCCAGTTATGCCGAGCACAGTGGAACAGGAAATGGTTGAAGTAA